CAGTGATTAtcaaccatggatccatgtacgAGGAACAAATTGGTTGATAATAAGTTGAATATATACCTTTAAGATCTGATTTCTTTCACGATATTGGTTCTAAGCTGCAACAATGAACAACATAACTCtttgaacttttcaaaaagTGTTTTCACAAAAACAACTGTTAAACCCACTACACCAAATCAGGGTTTTAGCGGcgattttagtggcgtttgttagacaaacgccgctaaaaattgAGCACTAGTGGCGCTTTAcgtaaaacgccgcaaaagatcgATCAATCGCGGTGGTTTCTGAGAAGTGCcactaaaaatgagcattagcggcgttttttgagGAAACGctgcaaaaaacctaagcccaacgacgtcgttttcaaACCTTgtgggtctttagcggcgtttttcaagaagcgccgctaatgcgcAGACCTTTAGCAGTGTTTTTCAAGAGCGTTTTtcaagaagcgccgctaatgcgcagacctttagcggcgcttttaaagAAGCGCCGTTAATGCgcagacctttagcggcgttttttcaagACGCGCCGCTAATCGTtgaacctttagcggcgttttggtGAAGCCAGTAAAAAcatattatgtattttttactttttaatttgtttgtttatattaattaaaattcaatatattttaattgaatatttgttaaaaatggataaatttgaaataatgagacattgaaataatttgaattaaaaacatagcaaaataattgttaaaatgaaaaaattaaaatactattaattaaaaatatttgaaattttttgggtacatgactgattgcttttaatttatatattaaataatttcatatataattgtaaaggatacaatagtaataattttaaaatatttattttgtataattatcattatatatagtttaatatatatatggtttagggtatatggttaatttagtaGTTAAGGTCGGTTTAGGAGtcacaattttaaggtttataggtTATGAAATATTTAGGGATTATATATAGATTAGAGATTCTAGTTTAAGGGTTATGATTTAAGGGTAATGGGGTATAGGGGTTATGGGTTAGAGGTTAGAGGTTAAGAGCTAGTTAGGGATTTAAACGGTTTATGGTTCGgtgttaggttagggtttagggtctagattaattagtgtgttttaatttatatgttaaataaggTTCAGGGGTTAGGGGTTCAGGGTTAGGGACTGGGGGTtatgagtttagggttttaagatttagggttaatggtttaggatttaggggttaagggtcgGGTTAGAGTATagtatttgatttaattactgttttaaattatatatattaattaataaggATTAGTAGTTAGTGATTAGTCGTTAATTGGTGCAATTAGGGTTATGAGTTTGGGATTAGAGGTTTAGAGttagagatttagggtttagagatttggggtcgagttagggtttaaggtttagggtaattagtattttttaatttatatattaaataagtttttatataagtgtaaaagatataaaaaattgtaaacattattaatttttatataagtttttatactaattgaatataaaaaattgagatttgGTGGCGTTTATAGCAAAAAACTCCGCTAATATACATTCGAATTTTtgtaaacggtgccgtttcattagaataattgaattttatacagGCGTTTAAGCCAAAAAACACCAcaaatttatattctaaattttcTATACGGCGTCGTTTAATTTgaggaataaaaattttataccgGCGTTTTTCGGAAAAACGCCggaaatatgattttaaatatgtcaaaacgatgccgttttcgtaaagaatgaaatatttttgtggcgttttacTGAAAGCGCCGCAAGTATTCTGGACATTTTATCAATGCGGCGCCGTTTATGTCCTGGATTGAAatattttagtggcgttttgtaagaaaacgccgcaaatacttattaaattttgCGAATGCccaattttaaatacttttccACCTTCAAGCTCGTTTTACCCGAATCACccatttcattgtttaaaaacaataaaaaatataaatctaagCCTAACCATATTTTGGACTAGGTGGGTTGTATGGGTAGTGAACAtttctaattatcatttaaagagtaaataacatatatttttctaaattttgaaaggttttatatttttcgtgatttaaaattttaaaatgaattttaaaagattttaaaattttaaaaatttaaaaagattttaaacttttattttataatacttatatacttttaaagaaaaggcCCAACTTCCCctaaaacccctaacccttaaccctaatttaaatcataatgataattaatcaatattgaattaattcaatataaatcataatattaattatataaagcttttaaaatttataaagatactGATATGGATagtttttaaagcttttttcttcttcatattttaaaatttttgttttcttacctaaaaattatataaaaattttaaaatttatctaattctttaaaatattacttaaattttcaaaattatttatttaaaattatatgaattatataataattaaatataaaattgcaaaaaaagtCAATCATTAACGGTATCAATAACGGCGTTTGGACCAAAAACACCGCAACtatgagaatttttatttttcaaaacggtgtcatttgatacaggaatttaatttttagtggcgtttttattaaaaacgtcgcaaaaattatacaattagtggcgttttttataagtGCCGCAAATATTACAATACCAAAACGTGGTCGTCTTCTTCCCCAAATCAGATTTCacttaaaaaaacttaaaattgagCGGTGGGTTTTATTACCAAATGCCGCCAACACCCCCCACGTTCTGAAAACAAAATCCTTCACTTCAAAATTTCACTTTCCCTCACTTCAAATGCCGCCGGCGATGCCTCCCCTCAAGCTCCCTTGCCTATGCTCAAGTTCACCATCACTGGCGCCGCTTCTACCTCTCTTTCTGCTCATAAGAAGACCAAGGGTCGTGGCTTCCGTGAGGGCGATGCTAACCGCCACTCCCGTCTTGCCTCCCGCGACTTCGAGTCCCTTGGCACTGACGGCGGCCCCGGTCCCTATAGATGTTAGTCCCTtcactaaaccctaattttttctctctctattcacttatattgtttcattttgtctgattttctagggttttattctttttttttgcccTACAAACAAGATGATTATGAAATTGCTTTCACTTTTGCTGTATGGAAGTTGAtcttaatttcataacaaaattgGGTTTGAAATTAATTGGGAATTTGATAGTTTTCGCTTAATGCTAAACCTTGAGTgggtttctgattttttttttgggttataTGAAATATCTTCACtgtgtttttttccttatttatagtctatgaaatttaattgaatttaattgttattatttctttGTTGCTTTTAATACCCTTTCACTGTTCTTCGATCtttctttcattatttgttttttggAATCGAATGTGCGTTTTGTGATAAAACATAGAACTCGGCACATGATTCCAAATGCAGTTTTGTCAGTACCAGATAAAAATGTAacaattgctaagaaatgttctGTCTTTCCTGTTGAATTTGTTGGTGAGTATCTTTGATATTCTTATCATTCATTTTTGTCACATAAAGGGCGGTTGATATTCTTATCTTATCTTTGATATTCTTATCTTCATGCAATGGATGATTTCTTTTTGAATGTCTCATAGCTTTTTCTCCTCATTAGTTGTGCTTTTTTTTATAACTACTATAATTGGCACTCATAGCTTTTTCTCCTCATTAGTtgtgctttttttttataactaCTATAATTGGCACTTTTTAGATTACTGAAGAGTAAGGATTTTTTCTACCTTAAAGGCCTTTTACTTTATGCTGTGCAGGTTCAAGTGGATTTTGATGATAAAACTAGCTGGGAGTATCTGTTTAAGGTGTACTGGGTTCTTTTAAAAGAGAAGCTAGCTTTAAgtttacatgagcttactaacgCTACAAATCCATGGAAGGAACTTAGAGAAGCTTCAGCTAATATTGAACCAAAGCATCAAAACGACGTTGCAGATTTAATAAATAGTTACAAAAGTTTATACCCAAAATGGGGTTTTGATCTCAGGTAATTTAAAACTCTTATTTACTTCATGgtgtaattttgaatttcattggaaactttaatttgttagaatttgatcatattaatttgcaaaatttggaaatttCATCCTGTTTTTGGTGCATACATGCACTTGAACAGTTGGTTTTTGCTAATTTGTTTTGATCTCTTATAGTTTAAaactcttatttatttaatggtGTAAGTCTGAATTTAATTggaaactttaatttgttagaCTTCCATCCTCTTATTTGTGTAAGTCTGAATTTAGTCTGGTTTTTGGTAAATACATGAACTTGAACCGTTGATTTGTACTTTTAGCTAATACAAGTTGTGCCCATTTGTCAGAGAAAtgcttgattttcttgtttgtATGTTTATGCAGAGGTTCGGTGTCAAGCAAAAGGAGAAGATTGCATCTTTTAAGACTTCAGTTGATGTTCTTACTCTCTCTGCAACACCTACACCCAGAACGCTTTCTTTAGCTTTGACTGGTTTCCGTGATGCCAAGTAATATTTGTCAAAAAATCTAAATTGAAGCTTCTTTGGTGCTGGACTGAATCCTAGATTCAGATATCCTATTAAGTTTTGTTATTGTGATGCTATGGTGGAAAAGGGGTTTGAATATCAACCATGTCATTAACGTTTGTAAGCTCAGACAACAGGTTTTATCTGAAAATTTGTAATACCTTTTACATGCATTGTAGATGCTATAAGTGCCAAGACTCACCTTGCACATTTTTTGTATAAACATGAATCAAGGTATCTGGAGGAATGCAGTAGGAAATGGGAACTTTGTCATTACTGTAGAACAATATAAGCTGACATGCATATACTAACTCTACTAGTTTGACTATTTATCCGTCTATTTAGTTTCGAACATTTTTTTCCGGTAAGTTGGTTCTTGCTTTTTCTGTAAAAATTAATCTTTGTCCGTTTTCCTTTTACCTTTGTGGAAGCTAAgggtagaattttttttggggggggcgATCTAAAATCAGTTCTCATTGCTATTATtttcgaataaatttttttctaaacatttttatatatttcccATTCTGTGTATTCTTTATTTTGCCTATTTTAGTCGTTTCATTTATTTCGATTGGTCCTTCAGAGTTCTAACTTAGACAGTTCTGTTTCTTGCTTTGTTTGtttgaacttttatttattttctatgcctttatgttgttatttttgtCTTTAGTAACATATTTGTGCCTACCTCAAGGTTAGCTGacacttaaattataatttttcttaggCTTATGTTGTAATGTTGTTGAAGTTCTCGCTCAACAGGAGCAGGCATAGATCTCGCTCACCTGCTTCAAATTCAAGATCTCGGGATGAGGTGTCCATTGATATCCGTTTTATTTCTTGCCTGTTTAGTTTTATTCTGTTCTAATTTCCATTGTCCCTTCAAGTATAAagagcttcttttttttttttttaaattctcatGCTAACAAGCACATTAAGCTGTACAAGGATATGCAATTTTCAGTTATAACATTGGactaatattttctatttttcttcttcttgagtTGATGTGTACatgatttattgaaaaaaagCTTTTTGTTTCAGGTAAATAATTAAAGAGATGCCGAACATAGGTAAGCTGCTTCTTAAGTTTAAGCCTCTTCATTTAACCTTCAGCCAGGATGTTTCTTAACATATAgaaattgtattattaattttgttgatgtcaaaGAATCATTGAACCTAAAAGTTTAAGTTATTATATTAGTGcctttattttgttgtttttggttcTAATGTCCACTTTTGCCCTTAGCTGTCTTTATAGTTTTATGATCTATTAGTtcctctatttttatatgataagaGTTGTCACATGATATTCTATCTTGCTTCTATGGgatttcaagaaaatatgttGTTGAATGTACTTGCTCTTTTAGGTTCGtactttattattatggttatgCTTTTATTCCGACTCTTTATGATTTAAGTACCAGTGTCCGAACCCATGGATGTGGGaaaacttggaaaaaaattgaacatactcATCTCGGACATGCCTTCATACCCATATCGACATGTCTTTATATCGACACATAACACTCATACCTAAGTCCGAGTAACatggttcttttcttttcaagttctaAATTGTTTAACAAtaggttctttgttttcttaagcGGGGATGATGAATATGATTCTCACGCCAAGATGAAGGCAAATGAGGAAGCCTTGGAAGCAaaacaaaagtaacaaatagCTTGTCGCTACactgttctttatttttttatcatgttttataattttgtgacaaGTTGTTCTTGGTACTCAagatatttatgcaaaattaccctATGATTCTATTATATTTATCTTTGCATAGTTGCACCATGTATTTCTTAActagtttgataaattttatgtgtagtgtttaatttttcattattgttCGTGTAACTTGCAAGAAAAACCTACATTTGAGCTATCTTTCcattgtttattttagttttgattctaaatttttatttttactttaatatttacgacaacttgagttctaacttttggattttaattgtgttattaatttattattttaaattctaaaactaaattcattaatttttatatttagttttaaagttaaaattttcatagaaaatttaatttaaataatatttttatttatccttaaaagtatatttaaagttcaaatttaaaaaataaaacataatataatatttatcataaaaataaatattattaaaataatttttttaaagattatgtttttagCAGCATTTTtgctagaagcgccgctaaaggtttgttctttagcggcgttttcaataaaagcgccgctaaatgtCATGGTCTATAGCAGCGTTTGTgggataagcgccgctaaaggtcttggtctttagcggcgtttgtggggaaagtgccgctaaaggttttggtatttagcagcgtttgtgggataagcgccgctaaaggtcttggtctttagagGCTTTTGTGggataaacgccgctaaaggtcttggtctttagcggcgtttgtgggataaacaccgctaaaggtcttggtctttagcagcgtttgtggggaaagcgccgctaaaggttttggtctttagcggcgtttttttctaaaaacgctgctaaagttagcgacgcgttctttaacggcgtttttttCGGCGCTTctcaaagcgccgcaaatacttttagcggcactaAGAAGCGctctaaaggcctaaaaaagcgccgctaaaagtctgttttggtgtagtgaccCTCTATgttgtgttttttcttttctttggtaACCTTAACACACAAAATAAGGATTCatatcccttttatttttcattaatatcatatatcagaaaaaaaatatacatgcacaaaattgaacttcaaaatgattaaaagaCTACCAGATCAATAataggatagtgtgagcttctcaAGGATCCGCTCGATACACTTTGCAAGTTGGCAATCTACAACGAAAGGAAAAACGTTAGCTCGATGGAATAAACTAAAAATgccaagagggggtgaattggcttttaaaaatttt
This genomic stretch from Gossypium raimondii isolate GPD5lz chromosome 6, ASM2569854v1, whole genome shotgun sequence harbors:
- the LOC105774528 gene encoding uncharacterized protein LOC105774528, with translation MPPAMPPLKLPCLCSSSPSLAPLLPLFLLIRRPRVVASVRAMLTATPVLPPATSSPLALTAAPVPIDVQVDFDDKTSWEYLFKVYWVLLKEKLALSLHELTNATNPWKELREASANIEPKHQNDVADLINSYKSLYPKWGFDLRGSVSSKRRRLHLLRLQLMFLLSLQHLHPERFL